A region from the Halomarina litorea genome encodes:
- a CDS encoding FAD-dependent oxidoreductase, which yields MDQTDAAVAGVTEVGPNAVALDVETPDGFEAHPGQFVRLSLEIEGERESRFYTISSPDVGDTFEVTLTYDPNADEEALGPRLAGLSPGDSVGVAGPFGDAYYEGESNTLVLAGGPGVGPAVGIAERTLADGGEAAVVYLDDNPIHEDRLSTLAEEGATVHLVDDPANFADAVTDAADDGAQAFVYGFAGFLEDALDALADSGVDPETVKTESFGPAPE from the coding sequence ATGGACCAGACCGACGCCGCCGTCGCCGGAGTCACCGAAGTCGGACCGAACGCCGTCGCCCTCGACGTCGAGACGCCCGATGGCTTCGAGGCCCACCCCGGCCAGTTCGTCCGCCTCTCGCTCGAAATCGAGGGCGAACGCGAGTCGCGCTTCTACACCATCTCCTCGCCCGACGTGGGAGACACCTTCGAGGTGACGCTCACCTACGACCCCAATGCCGACGAGGAAGCCCTCGGCCCCCGTCTCGCCGGGCTCTCACCGGGCGACTCGGTGGGCGTCGCTGGCCCCTTCGGGGACGCCTACTACGAGGGCGAGTCGAACACGCTCGTCCTCGCGGGCGGGCCGGGCGTCGGCCCCGCCGTCGGCATCGCCGAACGTACCCTCGCGGACGGCGGCGAGGCCGCCGTCGTCTACCTCGACGACAACCCCATCCACGAGGACCGCCTCTCGACCCTCGCCGAGGAGGGGGCGACGGTCCACCTCGTCGACGACCCCGCGAACTTCGCGGACGCGGTCACCGATGCGGCCGACGACGGCGCGCAGGCGTTCGTCTACGGCTTCGCGGGCTTCCTGGAGGACGCCCTCGACGCCCTCGCAGACAGCGGCGTGGACCCCGAGACGGTCAAGACGGAGAGCTTCGGCCCCGCACCCGAGTGA
- a CDS encoding DUF7333 family protein: protein MEFDGPRTIGIFVVLIAVAALGLLGMGVMETSTVLMMVLPSMVVGGLLFLFLGVKHGEYRASGR from the coding sequence ATGGAATTCGACGGACCCCGGACGATCGGCATCTTCGTCGTCCTCATCGCGGTGGCCGCCCTCGGCCTCCTCGGGATGGGCGTCATGGAGACGAGCACCGTCCTGATGATGGTCCTGCCCTCGATGGTCGTCGGCGGACTGCTGTTCCTGTTCCTCGGCGTCAAGCACGGCGAGTACCGCGCGTCGGGTCGGTAG
- a CDS encoding glutaredoxin family protein, translating into MTFDPTASLSEEEARERVDEAIENNEVVLFMKGTPLMPQCGYSRRAVGLIQQHREDVETVDVLEALDAYRAALKEHSGWETIPQTYVNGEFVGGSDILAELDERGELAATLQ; encoded by the coding sequence ATGACGTTCGACCCTACGGCGAGTCTGAGCGAGGAGGAGGCGCGCGAACGCGTCGACGAGGCCATCGAGAACAACGAAGTGGTGCTGTTCATGAAGGGGACGCCGCTCATGCCCCAGTGTGGCTACTCGCGACGGGCCGTCGGTCTCATCCAGCAACACCGCGAGGACGTCGAGACGGTGGACGTCCTGGAGGCCCTCGATGCCTACCGCGCGGCGCTCAAAGAGCACAGCGGCTGGGAGACCATCCCCCAGACGTACGTGAACGGCGAGTTCGTCGGCGGGAGCGACATTCTCGCGGAACTCGACGAACGCGGGGAACTCGCGGCGACGCTCCAGTAG
- a CDS encoding aldo/keto reductase: MPMLGLGTWQNDDPSECTESVKTALEMGYRHIDTAQAYGNEEAVGEGIEQADVDREDVFLATKVWIDQLNHDDVVESTKESMEKLGVDYLDLLYIHWPSGDYDPEETLGAFDELVEEGLIERIGVSNFTPDHLEEAIETAENPIFANQVEMHPLLPQEELREFAEENDVELVAYSPLARGDVMDVDVLNDVAEKHDASAVQVSLAWLREKGVTAIPKATSEEHIRDNWESLAVDLDEEDVQAIDDIDETDRKVNPDFAPDAW; this comes from the coding sequence ATGCCGATGCTCGGCCTCGGCACGTGGCAGAACGACGATCCCTCCGAGTGTACCGAGTCCGTGAAGACGGCCCTCGAGATGGGCTACCGCCACATCGACACGGCGCAGGCCTACGGCAACGAGGAGGCCGTCGGCGAGGGCATCGAGCAGGCCGACGTGGACCGCGAGGACGTCTTCCTCGCCACCAAGGTCTGGATCGACCAGCTGAACCACGACGACGTCGTCGAGTCCACGAAGGAGTCGATGGAGAAACTCGGCGTCGACTACCTCGACTTGCTGTACATCCACTGGCCGTCGGGCGACTACGACCCCGAGGAGACCCTCGGCGCGTTCGACGAACTCGTCGAGGAGGGCCTCATCGAGCGCATCGGCGTCTCGAACTTCACGCCCGACCACCTCGAGGAGGCCATCGAGACCGCCGAGAACCCCATCTTCGCCAACCAGGTCGAGATGCACCCGCTCCTCCCGCAGGAGGAGCTCCGCGAGTTCGCCGAGGAGAACGACGTCGAACTCGTCGCCTACTCGCCGCTGGCCCGCGGCGACGTGATGGACGTGGACGTGCTGAACGACGTCGCCGAGAAACACGACGCCAGCGCGGTGCAGGTCAGCCTCGCGTGGCTCCGCGAGAAGGGCGTCACCGCCATCCCGAAGGCCACGAGCGAGGAGCACATCCGCGACAACTGGGAGTCGCTGGCCGTCGACCTCGACGAGGAGGACGTCCAGGCCATCGACGACATCGACGAGACCGACCGCAAGGTCAACCCCGACTTCGCGCCCGACGCCTGGTAA
- a CDS encoding 2-oxoacid:acceptor oxidoreductase subunit alpha, whose product MPEDLNWAIGGEAGDGIDSTGKIFAQALSRAGRHVFTSKDFASRIRGGYTAYKIRTAVDPVESVVDRLDILIALTQRTVEENMDELHEGSVIIYDGERTTMQDLEIPEEMVGLDVPLKSLAEDAGGAIMRNIVALGAACEATNFPIENLDESLEKRFGGKGESIVENNKEAARLGQEYVAEEFDHDFDYDLETTDDDYVLLNGDEAIGMGALAAGCRFYSGYPITPATNVMEYLTGRIERYGGTVIQAEDELSAINMALGAARAGARAMTATSGPGIDLMTETFGLVATTETPMVIVDVMRSGPSTGMPTKQEQGDLNMLLYGGHGEIPRFVVAPTTVSECFHKTVEAFNFAEKYQTPVYLVADLAMAVTEQTFPPEEFDMDAVEIDRGKVVDDAAIDEWQNEKGQFQPHLATEDGVSPRTFPGTAGGAHMTTGLEHDALGRRTEEEEVRLEQVDKRNRKVETAKNEEDWSYREFGDSDSDKLVISWGSNEGAIREAMEFLEEDDISIRLVSVPYMFPRPDLSEDVEAANDVIVVECNATGQFADVVEHDTLTRVKRVNKYNGVRFKADELAEEIKNALAEGTEVEA is encoded by the coding sequence ATGCCAGAGGACCTCAACTGGGCCATCGGTGGGGAGGCCGGCGATGGCATCGACTCGACTGGGAAGATCTTTGCCCAGGCGTTGTCGCGTGCGGGTCGCCACGTCTTCACCTCCAAGGACTTCGCCTCGCGGATTCGCGGGGGCTACACCGCCTACAAGATTCGAACGGCCGTCGACCCCGTCGAGAGCGTCGTCGACCGCCTCGACATCCTCATCGCGCTCACCCAGCGCACCGTCGAGGAGAACATGGACGAACTCCACGAGGGGAGCGTCATCATTTACGACGGCGAGCGGACGACGATGCAGGACCTCGAGATTCCCGAGGAGATGGTCGGCCTCGACGTCCCCCTCAAGTCCCTCGCAGAGGACGCCGGCGGGGCCATCATGCGCAACATCGTCGCGCTGGGCGCGGCGTGTGAGGCGACGAACTTCCCCATCGAGAACCTCGACGAGTCCCTCGAGAAGCGCTTCGGGGGGAAGGGCGAGTCCATCGTCGAGAACAACAAGGAGGCCGCCCGACTCGGCCAGGAGTACGTCGCAGAGGAGTTCGACCACGACTTCGACTACGACCTCGAGACGACGGACGACGACTACGTCCTGCTGAACGGCGACGAGGCCATCGGCATGGGCGCGCTCGCCGCCGGCTGTCGCTTCTACTCGGGCTACCCCATCACTCCCGCGACGAACGTGATGGAGTACCTCACCGGACGCATCGAGCGCTACGGCGGGACCGTCATCCAGGCCGAGGACGAACTGTCGGCCATCAACATGGCCCTCGGCGCCGCCCGCGCCGGTGCGCGCGCCATGACCGCCACGTCCGGGCCGGGCATCGACCTCATGACCGAGACGTTCGGGCTGGTCGCCACCACCGAGACGCCGATGGTCATCGTCGACGTGATGCGCTCGGGGCCCTCGACGGGGATGCCGACGAAGCAAGAACAAGGCGACCTCAACATGCTGCTGTACGGCGGGCACGGCGAGATTCCCCGCTTCGTCGTCGCGCCGACGACGGTCAGCGAGTGTTTCCACAAGACCGTCGAGGCGTTCAACTTCGCCGAGAAGTATCAGACGCCGGTGTACCTCGTCGCCGACCTCGCGATGGCGGTCACCGAACAGACGTTCCCGCCCGAGGAGTTCGACATGGACGCGGTCGAGATCGACCGCGGCAAGGTCGTCGACGACGCGGCCATCGACGAGTGGCAGAACGAGAAGGGACAGTTCCAACCCCACCTCGCCACCGAGGACGGCGTCTCGCCGCGCACCTTCCCCGGCACGGCCGGCGGCGCGCACATGACGACCGGCCTCGAACACGACGCCCTCGGGCGTCGGACCGAGGAGGAGGAGGTCCGCCTCGAACAGGTCGACAAGCGGAACCGCAAGGTCGAGACCGCGAAAAACGAGGAGGACTGGAGCTACCGAGAGTTCGGCGACAGCGACTCCGACAAACTCGTCATCTCGTGGGGGTCCAACGAGGGCGCCATCCGCGAGGCCATGGAGTTCCTCGAAGAGGACGACATCTCCATCCGCCTCGTCTCGGTCCCCTACATGTTCCCGCGCCCCGACCTCTCGGAGGACGTGGAGGCCGCGAACGACGTCATCGTCGTCGAGTGTAACGCCACCGGGCAGTTCGCCGACGTCGTCGAACACGACACGCTGACGCGCGTCAAGCGGGTCAACAAGTACAACGGCGTCCGGTTCAAGGCGGACGAACTGGCCGAGGAGATCAAGAACGCCCTCGCGGAGGGCACGGAGGTGGAAGCATGA
- a CDS encoding 2-oxoacid:ferredoxin oxidoreductase subunit beta: MSSDVRFTDFKSDKQPTWCPGCGDFGTMNGMMKALANTGNDPDNTFVVAGIGCSGKIGTYMHSYALHGVHGRALPVGIGVKAANPNLEVMVAGGDGDGYSIGAGHFVHAVRRNMDMTYVVMDNRIYGLTKGQFSPTSREDFETSTSPDGTHQQPVNPLALALAAGGTFIAQSFSSDAQRHAEIVQQAIEHDGFGFVNVYSPCVTFNDVDTYDYFRDSLVDLGDDEDYDPNDYDQAKEAILDRSKEYQGVIYQDEDSRSYNDRMGLTEDLSDIPEGAPEDAMDLVREFY; encoded by the coding sequence ATGAGTTCCGACGTTCGATTCACAGACTTCAAGAGCGACAAGCAGCCCACGTGGTGTCCCGGGTGCGGTGACTTCGGGACGATGAACGGCATGATGAAGGCGCTGGCGAACACGGGCAACGACCCCGACAACACGTTCGTCGTCGCCGGCATCGGCTGTTCGGGTAAGATCGGCACCTACATGCACAGCTACGCGCTCCACGGCGTCCACGGGCGCGCACTCCCCGTCGGCATCGGCGTCAAGGCCGCCAACCCGAACCTCGAAGTGATGGTCGCGGGCGGCGACGGCGACGGCTACTCGATCGGCGCGGGCCACTTCGTCCACGCCGTCCGGCGGAACATGGACATGACGTACGTCGTCATGGACAACCGCATCTACGGGCTGACGAAGGGCCAGTTCTCGCCCACCTCACGCGAGGACTTCGAGACCTCCACCAGCCCCGACGGCACCCACCAGCAACCCGTCAACCCCCTCGCGCTGGCACTGGCGGCGGGCGGCACGTTCATCGCCCAGTCGTTCTCCTCGGACGCACAGCGCCACGCGGAAATCGTCCAGCAGGCCATCGAGCACGACGGCTTCGGCTTCGTCAACGTCTACTCGCCGTGTGTCACGTTCAACGACGTCGACACCTACGACTACTTCCGCGACTCGCTCGTGGACCTCGGCGACGACGAGGACTACGACCCCAACGACTACGACCAGGCCAAGGAGGCCATCCTCGACCGGTCGAAGGAGTATCAGGGCGTCATCTACCAGGACGAGGACTCCCGGTCGTACAACGACCGCATGGGCCTGACCGAGGACCTCTCGGACATCCCCGAGGGCGCGCCCGAGGACGCGATGGACCTGGTGCGGGAGTTCTACTAA
- a CDS encoding NAD(P)/FAD-dependent oxidoreductase produces MSEEYQVTVVGGGPAGLTAALYATRLGHDTIVINRGGGRAAMMLDTHNVIGVTEEVSGNEFLQTAIDQIEGYGADYVQQTVESVERTDDGRFRVTAGDTDVVTDAVVLATGFNDVRPDPPLPRTGRGLHWCLHCDAYMFVDEPVFVMGVSESVAQVAMILLNFTPDVDILTRGEDPEWSEDTQRQLDAHPVDIVEEDIESLEKGDDGWLEAFVFEDGTRREYRGGFPMYGSDYNNGLADSLGCDLNDDGTIAVDDHGRTSVEGVYAVGDLTPGHNQIPVAMGEGAKCGIGIHYDYREFPRSLEDIEAEGEVTAEDVPGISERLRERAHEHNVEAPAPADDD; encoded by the coding sequence ATGAGCGAGGAGTACCAGGTAACGGTCGTCGGCGGCGGTCCCGCGGGACTGACGGCGGCGCTCTACGCGACACGACTCGGCCACGACACCATCGTCATCAACCGCGGCGGCGGCCGCGCGGCGATGATGCTCGACACGCACAACGTCATCGGCGTCACCGAGGAGGTCAGCGGCAACGAGTTCCTGCAGACGGCCATCGACCAGATAGAGGGCTACGGCGCGGACTACGTCCAGCAGACCGTCGAGTCCGTCGAACGGACCGACGACGGGCGCTTTCGCGTCACGGCCGGCGATACCGACGTCGTCACCGACGCCGTCGTCCTCGCGACGGGATTCAACGACGTGCGCCCGGACCCGCCACTCCCCCGGACGGGTCGCGGCCTCCACTGGTGTCTGCACTGCGACGCCTACATGTTCGTCGACGAACCCGTCTTCGTGATGGGCGTCTCCGAATCTGTCGCGCAGGTAGCGATGATCCTCCTCAACTTCACCCCCGACGTGGACATCCTCACGCGCGGCGAGGACCCCGAGTGGAGCGAGGACACCCAGAGACAGCTCGACGCCCACCCCGTCGATATCGTGGAGGAGGACATCGAGAGTCTGGAGAAGGGCGACGACGGCTGGCTCGAAGCGTTCGTCTTCGAGGACGGCACCCGCCGGGAGTACCGCGGGGGCTTCCCGATGTACGGGTCGGACTACAACAACGGACTGGCGGACTCCCTCGGCTGTGACCTCAACGACGACGGCACCATCGCCGTCGACGACCACGGGCGCACCAGCGTCGAGGGCGTCTACGCCGTCGGCGACCTGACGCCCGGTCACAACCAGATTCCCGTCGCCATGGGCGAGGGTGCGAAGTGCGGCATCGGCATCCACTACGACTACCGGGAGTTTCCCCGCTCGCTGGAGGACATCGAGGCCGAAGGCGAAGTCACCGCCGAGGACGTCCCCGGCATCTCCGAGCGCCTGCGCGAACGCGCCCACGAACACAACGTGGAGGCGCCCGCGCCCGCCGACGACGACTGA
- a CDS encoding digeranylgeranylglycerophospholipid reductase, with protein sequence MTGDENDHFDVVIAGAGPAGGQCARDLASRGYDVVVLETEAEDGFPRQSNKSTAGTFPSMMTSFGVPDRLVEQFTDSVVVESPNEHYKKPQSGAVLDFAALKRWLVEDARERGAEVRFGSRVNAPIVEEGRIVGVRYAGSEEVYADIVVDATGPSAPLAKKLGVTNLHRKNQAIGIDYKLEGLDLDHEGYADLRESMMLRLDHDIAPGGYSWIFHTGGDTAKVGVCYIQNERHDELARDGMRIDDYLDYWMDTDPRFADAEPVEDGHVLRGSAHIQMPGDLSTDGFMAVGDTVPTIDPLWGEGINQGMESGRAAAITVDHCLTPDPSDTSAERMATYDDLWHDRVAPNMQKRLLMTELLYLVPNERYDQFVRDLARLPPETLTDANAGSVRSILRLLSLEDLRYVAKLLQGRITDPHHRWNPLS encoded by the coding sequence ATGACCGGAGACGAGAACGACCACTTCGATGTCGTCATCGCCGGGGCGGGGCCTGCCGGGGGGCAGTGCGCCCGTGACCTCGCCTCGCGCGGGTACGACGTCGTCGTCCTCGAGACCGAGGCCGAAGACGGCTTCCCACGACAGAGCAACAAGTCCACCGCGGGGACGTTCCCGTCGATGATGACGAGCTTCGGCGTCCCCGACCGACTCGTCGAACAGTTCACCGACAGCGTGGTCGTCGAATCGCCGAACGAGCACTACAAGAAACCCCAGTCCGGGGCGGTACTCGACTTCGCGGCGCTCAAGCGGTGGCTCGTCGAGGACGCCCGCGAACGCGGTGCCGAGGTCCGCTTCGGGTCGCGCGTCAACGCGCCCATCGTGGAGGAGGGGCGCATCGTCGGGGTGCGCTACGCCGGATCGGAGGAGGTCTACGCCGACATCGTCGTGGACGCGACCGGCCCGAGCGCACCGCTCGCGAAGAAACTGGGCGTGACGAACCTCCACCGCAAGAACCAGGCCATCGGCATCGACTACAAACTGGAGGGACTCGACCTCGACCACGAGGGGTACGCCGACCTCCGTGAGTCGATGATGCTCCGTCTCGACCACGACATCGCGCCCGGCGGCTACTCGTGGATCTTTCACACCGGCGGCGACACCGCGAAGGTGGGCGTCTGCTACATCCAGAACGAGCGCCACGACGAACTCGCGAGAGACGGGATGCGCATCGACGACTACCTCGACTACTGGATGGACACCGACCCGCGCTTCGCGGACGCCGAACCCGTCGAGGACGGTCACGTCCTCCGGGGGTCGGCACACATCCAGATGCCCGGCGACCTGAGCACGGACGGGTTCATGGCCGTCGGCGACACCGTCCCGACCATCGACCCCCTCTGGGGCGAAGGTATCAACCAGGGGATGGAATCCGGTCGCGCGGCCGCCATCACCGTCGACCACTGCCTGACGCCCGACCCGTCCGACACCTCCGCCGAGCGGATGGCGACCTACGACGACCTCTGGCACGACCGTGTCGCGCCGAACATGCAGAAGCGACTCCTCATGACGGAGTTGCTCTACCTCGTCCCGAACGAGCGCTACGACCAGTTCGTCCGGGACCTCGCCCGTCTCCCGCCCGAGACGCTGACGGACGCCAACGCGGGAAGCGTCCGCTCCATCCTCCGTCTCCTCTCGCTCGAAGACCTCCGGTACGTCGCGAAGCTCCTGCAGGGTCGAATCACGGACCCCCACCACCGCTGGAACCCCCTCTCGTAA
- a CDS encoding DUF7110 family protein yields MTSHVYTIHSTLELPLEDVHEFFEDATLPVEIADVEITRRNNTLIVSAVAAEDNISKYTPTAQLKASVTENRIYLDEEEDDDESGPFGGGGPSGAPQWGAFGQQEEEMERPSELVEYACFKGDRETVLQNTALQYPMFEVLCDLARECEKGSLTAVTARDGKLEATRIVDGEDRAATLEVVEDPRENAATNGVNWRDNKFIS; encoded by the coding sequence ATGACCAGTCACGTATACACCATCCATTCGACGCTCGAACTGCCACTCGAAGACGTCCACGAGTTCTTTGAGGACGCCACACTGCCCGTCGAGATCGCCGACGTGGAGATCACGCGCCGCAACAACACGCTCATCGTGAGCGCGGTGGCGGCGGAGGACAACATCAGCAAGTACACCCCGACGGCCCAGTTGAAAGCCAGCGTCACGGAGAACCGCATCTATCTGGACGAGGAGGAAGACGACGACGAGAGCGGCCCGTTCGGCGGCGGCGGCCCGTCCGGCGCCCCGCAGTGGGGCGCGTTCGGCCAGCAAGAAGAGGAGATGGAGCGACCGTCCGAACTCGTCGAGTACGCCTGCTTCAAGGGCGACCGGGAGACGGTGCTCCAGAACACCGCGCTCCAGTATCCGATGTTCGAGGTCCTCTGTGACCTCGCGCGCGAGTGCGAGAAGGGGTCGCTCACCGCCGTCACCGCACGCGACGGTAAACTCGAGGCGACGCGCATCGTCGACGGCGAGGACCGCGCTGCGACCCTCGAAGTCGTCGAGGACCCCCGCGAGAACGCCGCCACGAACGGCGTCAACTGGCGGGACAACAAGTTCATCAGCTGA
- a CDS encoding phosphoadenosine phosphosulfate reductase family protein: MSTQFPAYLSLDYDEGRGQTAADYPTLEDKLGKAVEVTRTALEQYRNPAVMWTGGKDSTLVLYFVTEVAREYGHEVPPVVFIDHYQHFEAVTDFVHEWAEKWGLDLVVARNDDPVFASYTPGDDVPVASLTGENQRELKRADHEGETFRFEADSLGGNHLLKTVALNHVIEEHGFDGIFSGVRWDEQEARADETFFSPRHDSEKYPPHDRIHSILQFDERAVWDTMWYYVVPDTVDGWPEDGHAPQDYDDMPEDFSPTDIPVSPKYFEGFRSLGTEKGSAKSADLPAWLQDLEGTTERQGRAQDKENLMERLRDLGYM; this comes from the coding sequence ATGAGTACACAGTTCCCCGCCTACCTCTCGCTCGACTACGACGAGGGTCGCGGCCAGACGGCCGCAGACTACCCGACGCTGGAGGACAAACTCGGCAAGGCCGTCGAGGTGACCCGGACGGCCCTCGAACAGTACCGCAACCCCGCCGTCATGTGGACGGGCGGGAAGGACTCGACGCTCGTGCTCTACTTCGTCACGGAAGTCGCCCGCGAGTACGGCCACGAGGTGCCCCCCGTCGTTTTCATCGACCACTACCAGCACTTCGAGGCGGTGACCGACTTCGTCCACGAGTGGGCCGAGAAATGGGGCCTCGACCTCGTCGTCGCGCGCAACGACGACCCCGTCTTCGCCAGCTACACCCCCGGCGACGACGTGCCCGTCGCCTCGCTCACCGGGGAGAACCAGCGAGAACTGAAGCGCGCCGACCACGAGGGCGAGACGTTCCGCTTCGAGGCCGACAGCCTCGGCGGGAACCACCTCCTCAAGACCGTCGCGCTCAACCACGTCATCGAGGAACACGGCTTCGACGGCATCTTCTCGGGCGTCCGCTGGGACGAACAGGAGGCGCGTGCTGACGAGACGTTCTTCTCGCCGCGCCACGACTCCGAGAAGTACCCGCCCCACGACCGAATCCACTCCATCCTCCAGTTCGACGAGCGGGCCGTCTGGGACACGATGTGGTACTACGTCGTCCCCGACACGGTCGACGGGTGGCCCGAGGACGGCCACGCCCCACAGGACTACGACGACATGCCCGAGGACTTCTCGCCGACAGACATCCCCGTCTCGCCGAAGTACTTCGAGGGCTTCCGCTCGCTCGGCACCGAGAAGGGCTCCGCGAAGTCCGCCGACCTCCCCGCGTGGCTACAGGACCTCGAAGGAACGACCGAGCGTCAGGGCCGCGCCCAGGACAAGGAGAACCTGATGGAGCGCCTGCGCGACCTCGGCTACATGTAG
- a CDS encoding phosphoadenosine phosphosulfate reductase family protein — MAEDFPDYLDVDYSAGEGESPEDYPTLEDKVEKAIEVTRRGLEEYRNPAIMWTGGKDSTLVLYFVKEVAEQFDLEMPPAVFIDHYQHFDELHDFVEHWAEAWDLDVVYARNEDVGQYVDANGLTPGDDIPIGDLNEQNQHHVRNLLEYDEETFPFLLDTYVGNHLLKTVALNNALEAHDVDGILSGIRWDEQEARADETFFSPRHDPDVYPPHDRIQPILQFDERAVWDAFWNYVVPETVEGYPAGHVPQSYDDLPNDLTHEDIPVSPKYFAGFRSLGSEVSTDKSAEEPAWLQDLEGTTERAGRAQDKEDLMERLRDLGYM, encoded by the coding sequence ATGGCAGAGGACTTCCCCGACTACCTCGACGTGGACTACAGCGCCGGCGAAGGCGAGTCCCCCGAGGACTACCCGACGCTGGAGGACAAAGTCGAGAAGGCGATCGAGGTCACCCGTCGCGGCCTCGAAGAGTACCGCAACCCCGCCATCATGTGGACGGGCGGGAAGGACTCGACGCTCGTGCTCTACTTCGTCAAGGAGGTGGCCGAGCAGTTCGACCTGGAGATGCCGCCGGCCGTCTTCATCGACCACTACCAGCACTTCGACGAACTCCACGACTTCGTCGAGCACTGGGCCGAGGCGTGGGACCTCGACGTCGTCTACGCTCGCAACGAGGACGTCGGTCAGTACGTCGACGCCAACGGCCTCACGCCCGGCGACGACATCCCCATCGGCGACCTCAACGAGCAGAACCAGCATCACGTCCGCAACCTGCTGGAGTACGACGAGGAGACGTTCCCGTTCCTGCTCGACACCTACGTCGGCAACCACCTGCTGAAAACCGTCGCGCTCAACAACGCGCTGGAGGCCCACGACGTCGACGGCATCCTCTCGGGTATCCGCTGGGACGAACAGGAGGCGCGCGCCGACGAGACGTTCTTCTCGCCGCGCCACGACCCCGACGTCTACCCGCCCCACGACCGCATCCAGCCCATCCTCCAGTTCGACGAGCGGGCCGTCTGGGACGCGTTCTGGAACTACGTCGTCCCCGAGACGGTCGAGGGCTACCCCGCGGGTCACGTCCCGCAGTCCTACGACGACCTGCCGAACGACCTCACCCACGAGGACATCCCCGTCTCGCCGAAGTACTTCGCCGGCTTCCGCTCGCTCGGCAGCGAAGTCTCGACGGACAAGTCCGCCGAGGAACCCGCCTGGCTGCAGGACCTCGAAGGCACCACCGAGCGCGCGGGCCGCGCCCAGGACAAAGAGGACCTGATGGAGCGCCTGCGCGACCTCGGCTACATGTAG
- a CDS encoding MFS transporter: MTHTPRRAWLVLAGCFVMATGFNAYLLGPASLIPLIVGEFPIDKPAAGLAISAVFLSWTLFQIPGGLLMDRYDNRLLVWGGVGIFGLAAVAGTLVPTYDQFLLTRFVGGIAAVFLWTANANIVAQRFPESGRAVATSLFVTSAPAGATIAQFAGPRIAAAAGWRSVLVVYPLVTLLGAPLFYAALRDPVRNEASLDLSTFARTLRRPAILLVSLSSFCAYSLFVFFNSWMPTYATEVMRVDLASAGAMTALVPLVGFLARPGGGWLSDRIGGRRRPVIAAAFALAIPVFVAIGTVTSLAGFGALLLLAGLASQLGTGVFYVFVNELSSPETQGTSLAVLTTLSMAGALVAPVVAGWLIESVSWTAAFAFGGALALVGVGSIALAPRTTAG; the protein is encoded by the coding sequence GTGACCCACACCCCTCGCCGCGCGTGGCTCGTTCTCGCCGGGTGCTTCGTCATGGCGACGGGGTTCAACGCCTACCTCCTCGGGCCGGCGAGTCTCATCCCCCTCATCGTCGGGGAGTTCCCCATCGACAAGCCGGCGGCGGGCCTCGCCATCAGCGCCGTCTTCCTCTCGTGGACGCTGTTCCAGATTCCGGGCGGCCTGCTGATGGACCGCTACGACAACCGCCTGCTGGTGTGGGGCGGCGTCGGCATCTTCGGGCTGGCGGCCGTCGCGGGCACCCTCGTACCCACCTACGACCAGTTCCTCCTCACGCGGTTCGTGGGGGGTATCGCCGCCGTCTTCCTCTGGACGGCGAACGCGAACATCGTCGCCCAGCGCTTCCCCGAGTCCGGGCGGGCCGTCGCGACCAGCCTGTTCGTCACCAGCGCACCGGCGGGCGCGACCATCGCGCAGTTCGCCGGGCCGCGCATCGCCGCGGCCGCCGGGTGGCGGTCCGTCCTCGTCGTCTACCCACTCGTGACGCTGCTGGGCGCGCCGCTGTTCTACGCCGCCCTGCGAGACCCGGTCCGTAACGAGGCAAGCCTCGACCTCTCGACGTTCGCCCGGACGCTCCGTCGCCCGGCCATCCTGCTCGTCTCCCTGTCCAGTTTCTGTGCGTACTCGCTGTTCGTCTTCTTCAACTCGTGGATGCCCACCTACGCCACCGAGGTGATGCGCGTCGACCTCGCGAGCGCGGGAGCGATGACGGCGCTCGTCCCCCTCGTGGGCTTCCTCGCCCGCCCCGGCGGCGGGTGGCTCTCGGACCGCATCGGCGGGCGCCGTCGGCCGGTCATCGCCGCCGCCTTCGCCCTCGCAATTCCGGTGTTCGTCGCCATCGGCACCGTCACCTCGCTGGCGGGGTTCGGCGCGTTACTCCTGCTCGCCGGGCTGGCCTCCCAGTTGGGCACCGGCGTGTTCTACGTGTTCGTCAACGAACTCTCCTCGCCCGAGACGCAGGGGACGAGTCTCGCGGTGCTCACCACGCTCTCGATGGCGGGGGCGCTGGTCGCGCCCGTCGTCGCCGGGTGGCTCATCGAGAGCGTCTCGTGGACGGCGGCGTTCGCCTTCGGTGGGGCGCTGGCGCTCGTCGGTGTGGGCAGCATCGCCCTCGCGCCGCGGACCACGGCAGGGTGA